A portion of the Krasilnikovia cinnamomea genome contains these proteins:
- a CDS encoding CaiB/BaiF CoA transferase family protein: MTPPRHHGPLAGVRVVELESLAPGPFGCMMLADLGADVVRVDRPGGPGAGRIAAPATALQRGRRVVPVDLKSPAGIAEVLRLVERADVLVEGYRPGVAERLGLGPDVCRARNPRLVYARITGWGQDGPLSRRAGHDIDYLAVAGALDPLRRGDEAPRAPLNLLADFAGGGMLMAFGVLAALLERERSGAGQVVDAAMVDGSALLTTFLRGMRAAGQWPAPPGGNLLDGGAPFYDTYATADGGFVAVGALEPAFYAELLDGLGLAGDSLPAQYDPAGWAELRRRFTDRFAQRTRDEWATVFEGRDACVVPVLAPDEAPGHPHHRARDTFVTVGGEVQPAPAPRFDRTPAAPPRPSPDPDRDAVSVADVLAGWT, encoded by the coding sequence GTGACGCCGCCGCGACATCACGGGCCGCTGGCCGGGGTACGGGTCGTCGAGCTGGAGAGCCTCGCGCCCGGCCCGTTCGGCTGCATGATGCTGGCCGACCTCGGCGCCGACGTGGTGCGCGTCGACCGGCCGGGTGGCCCCGGCGCGGGCCGCATCGCCGCGCCCGCCACCGCCCTGCAGCGCGGCCGCCGGGTCGTCCCGGTGGATCTCAAGTCGCCCGCCGGGATCGCCGAGGTCCTGCGCCTCGTGGAACGCGCCGACGTGCTCGTCGAGGGCTACCGGCCCGGGGTCGCCGAGCGGCTGGGGCTGGGCCCGGACGTGTGCCGGGCCCGCAACCCCCGCCTCGTGTACGCCCGGATCACCGGCTGGGGCCAGGACGGACCGCTGTCCCGCCGCGCCGGGCACGACATCGACTATCTCGCCGTGGCGGGCGCGCTGGATCCGCTGCGGCGCGGCGACGAGGCGCCGCGCGCCCCGCTGAACCTGCTGGCCGACTTCGCGGGCGGCGGGATGTTGATGGCGTTCGGGGTGCTGGCCGCGCTGCTGGAGCGGGAACGCTCCGGCGCCGGGCAGGTGGTCGACGCGGCCATGGTGGACGGCTCGGCGCTGCTCACCACGTTCCTGCGCGGCATGCGGGCGGCGGGCCAGTGGCCGGCGCCGCCGGGCGGGAACCTGCTCGACGGCGGGGCGCCGTTCTACGACACGTACGCGACCGCCGACGGCGGCTTCGTGGCCGTGGGGGCGCTGGAGCCCGCGTTCTACGCCGAACTGCTGGACGGCCTCGGCCTGGCCGGTGACAGCCTGCCCGCCCAGTACGACCCGGCGGGCTGGGCGGAACTGCGCCGCCGGTTCACCGACCGGTTCGCGCAGCGCACCCGCGACGAGTGGGCCACGGTGTTCGAGGGACGCGACGCGTGCGTCGTCCCGGTGCTCGCCCCCGACGAGGCGCCCGGCCATCCGCACCACCGGGCCCGGGACACGTTCGTGACGGTGGGCGGCGAGGTGCAGCCCGCCCCGGCGCCACGCTTCGACCGGACCCCGGCGGCGCCACCGCGGCCGTCGCCCGACCCGGACCGCGACGCGGTGTCCGTGGCCGACGTCCTGGCCGGGTGGACCTGA
- a CDS encoding DUF1918 domain-containing protein produces MKARVGDQLIMEGTHVDDHRRIGRIEEVRHSDGTPPYLVRWVDGEQTLCFPGPDAHVQPQDNRGS; encoded by the coding sequence ATGAAGGCCAGGGTCGGTGACCAGCTGATCATGGAGGGAACGCACGTCGACGACCACCGACGGATCGGCAGGATCGAGGAGGTACGCCACTCGGACGGCACCCCGCCGTACCTGGTGCGGTGGGTCGACGGCGAGCAGACGCTGTGCTTCCCCGGGCCCGACGCCCACGTCCAGCCGCAGGACAACCGTGGTTCCTGA
- a CDS encoding polysaccharide deacetylase family protein has product MGVPVSRRGVLRGALLAAGGAGAGVFGTTVLPRWFGWDQPPVTGGYAAAADNLDAVAHPEVPVRYYVQTTEPVVAFTFDDGPGPQWTPMVLDILERERVPATFFMVGRQLAAHADLVRGRLAGHEVGNHSWGHEDLATLDLAQIRANLGRTHEMIRDVTGQAPTLLRPPFGHLGGSTLLAADAMGYDVVLWSYAMHERRYRDDPGAQVRDVVDNVRPGAIILAHDLGDERRLVTIRGLSAMIAGLRARGFRFATVSQLVSGAAAPGTPPPGGRS; this is encoded by the coding sequence ATGGGCGTGCCGGTGAGCCGGCGGGGGGTGCTGCGCGGCGCGCTGCTGGCCGCGGGCGGCGCCGGGGCCGGCGTATTCGGCACCACCGTGCTGCCCCGCTGGTTCGGCTGGGACCAACCGCCGGTCACCGGCGGGTACGCCGCGGCCGCCGACAACCTGGACGCGGTGGCGCACCCCGAGGTGCCGGTCCGGTACTACGTCCAGACGACCGAACCGGTGGTGGCGTTCACCTTCGACGACGGCCCCGGGCCGCAGTGGACCCCGATGGTGCTCGACATCCTGGAGCGCGAGCGGGTGCCCGCGACGTTCTTCATGGTCGGGCGTCAGCTCGCGGCGCACGCCGACCTGGTGCGCGGGCGGCTGGCCGGGCACGAGGTGGGCAACCACTCGTGGGGGCACGAGGATCTGGCCACCCTCGACCTCGCCCAGATCCGGGCGAATCTCGGGCGTACCCACGAGATGATCCGCGACGTCACCGGGCAGGCGCCGACGCTGCTGCGCCCGCCGTTCGGGCACCTGGGCGGCTCGACCCTGCTGGCCGCCGACGCCATGGGTTACGACGTGGTGCTGTGGTCGTACGCGATGCACGAGCGGCGCTACCGCGACGATCCCGGCGCCCAGGTCCGCGACGTCGTCGACAACGTCCGCCCGGGCGCCATCATCCTGGCCCATGACCTCGGCGACGAGCGGCGGCTGGTGACGATCCGGGGCCTGAGCGCCATGATCGCCGGATTGCGGGCGCGCGGGTTCCGTTTCGCCACGGTCTCGCAGCTGGTGTCCGGTGCCGCCGCCCCGGGTACGCCACCCCCGGGCGGCCGGAGCTAG
- a CDS encoding ATP-binding cassette domain-containing protein, with protein MTELAVRAEGLRKRFGKTQALDGVDLAMRRGTVLGVLGPNGAGKTTAVRVLATLLRPDAGTAHVAGLDVLREPQKVRRRIGLTGQYASVDEDLTGVQNLVLIGELLDLTRKDARRRADELLGWFDLAEAAGRRAKTYSGGMRRRLDLAASLVGHPEVIFLDEPTTGLDPAKREDMWNVVRTQVTQGASVLLTTQYLEEADALADEIVVINSGRVIAHDTPDGLKRRVGGQTLRVRPTDPARLPEVLTLLDAVAAPGTAASADTAAGSRPGAASVPVTADLALDELLPPLRRAGIEVTELALHLPSLDEVFHALTTKAPARSEELV; from the coding sequence GTGACCGAACTGGCCGTACGCGCCGAGGGGCTGCGCAAACGGTTCGGGAAAACCCAAGCGCTCGACGGGGTCGACCTGGCGATGCGCCGTGGCACCGTACTCGGAGTCCTGGGGCCCAACGGCGCCGGCAAGACCACCGCCGTACGGGTGCTGGCCACCCTGCTGCGCCCGGACGCCGGCACCGCGCACGTCGCCGGGCTCGACGTGCTGCGCGAGCCGCAGAAGGTCCGCCGGCGCATCGGCCTGACCGGGCAGTACGCCTCCGTCGACGAGGATCTGACCGGCGTGCAGAACCTGGTGCTCATCGGCGAACTGCTCGACCTGACCCGCAAGGACGCCCGGCGCCGCGCCGACGAGTTGCTGGGCTGGTTCGACCTGGCCGAGGCCGCCGGGCGCCGGGCCAAGACCTACTCCGGGGGCATGCGCCGCCGGCTGGACCTGGCGGCCAGCCTGGTCGGCCACCCGGAGGTGATCTTCCTCGACGAGCCGACCACCGGGCTGGACCCGGCCAAGCGCGAGGACATGTGGAACGTCGTGCGTACCCAGGTCACCCAGGGCGCCAGCGTGCTGCTGACCACCCAGTACCTGGAGGAGGCGGACGCGCTGGCCGACGAGATCGTGGTGATCAACTCCGGCCGAGTCATCGCCCACGACACCCCGGACGGCCTCAAGCGCCGGGTGGGCGGCCAGACGCTGCGGGTACGCCCGACCGACCCGGCGCGGCTGCCCGAGGTGCTCACGCTGCTCGACGCGGTCGCCGCACCCGGCACCGCCGCCTCGGCGGACACCGCAGCCGGGTCCCGCCCCGGCGCCGCGTCCGTGCCGGTGACCGCCGACCTGGCCCTCGACGAACTGCTGCCACCGCTGCGCCGCGCCGGCATCGAGGTGACCGAGCTGGCGCTGCACCTGCCGAGCCTCGACGAGGTCTTCCACGCGCTCACCACCAAGGCGCCCGCCCGATCGGAGGAACTGGTATGA
- a CDS encoding ABC transporter permease gives MTERSEGMSGQHVMTIRTEQRDGIPRQAGSGLAGVVRDSGTPAPRRAGGSAAALARHSLALARRSLIKTMRTPEALIDVTVQPVIFLLLFTFLFGGAIAAGDRHAYLQFLLPGMLAQSLAMGGIALGQNLNADIEKGVFDRFRSLPVSRSAPLVGAVGADVIRYLSVCVVMLGFGTLIGFRIETGPSAAIAAVALAIGFGLCFCWISVWVGMLVRTPGAVQGVMFLLVFPLSFGSNVFVATDTLPGWLQAFVHVNPITPLVETMRGLLVGGPVAGHLAVTGAWMAGLLVVFVPLALRAYARRA, from the coding sequence ATGACCGAGCGCAGCGAGGGCATGTCCGGCCAGCACGTCATGACGATCCGCACCGAACAGCGGGACGGCATTCCGCGTCAGGCCGGTTCCGGGCTCGCCGGCGTGGTCCGCGACAGCGGCACACCGGCGCCGCGCCGCGCGGGCGGGTCCGCGGCCGCCCTGGCGCGGCACAGCCTCGCGCTGGCCCGGCGCAGCCTCATCAAGACGATGCGCACGCCGGAGGCGCTGATCGACGTGACCGTACAGCCGGTGATCTTCCTGCTGCTGTTCACGTTCCTGTTCGGTGGGGCCATCGCGGCCGGTGACCGGCACGCCTACCTGCAGTTCCTGCTGCCGGGCATGCTGGCGCAGTCGCTGGCGATGGGCGGCATCGCGCTCGGGCAGAACCTCAACGCCGACATCGAGAAGGGGGTCTTCGACCGGTTCCGCTCGCTGCCGGTGTCGCGCTCGGCTCCGCTGGTCGGCGCGGTCGGCGCGGATGTCATCCGCTACCTGAGCGTGTGCGTGGTGATGCTCGGCTTCGGCACGCTGATCGGCTTCCGGATCGAGACCGGCCCCAGCGCCGCGATCGCCGCGGTGGCCCTGGCCATCGGGTTCGGCCTCTGCTTCTGCTGGATCTCTGTGTGGGTGGGGATGCTCGTGCGCACCCCCGGCGCCGTGCAGGGCGTGATGTTCCTGCTGGTGTTCCCGCTGTCGTTCGGCAGCAACGTGTTCGTGGCCACCGACACGCTGCCCGGCTGGTTGCAGGCGTTCGTGCACGTCAACCCGATCACCCCGCTGGTCGAAACGATGCGGGGACTGCTCGTGGGCGGGCCGGTGGCCGGCCACCTGGCCGTCACCGGAGCTTGGATGGCCGGGCTGCTGGTGGTGTTCGTGCCGCTGGCGCTGCGGGCCTACGCCCGGCGCGCCTGA
- a CDS encoding BTAD domain-containing putative transcriptional regulator, translating into MDRIEVALLGALRVTRDGAPVEVPGARLRGLLVRLALAGGRAVDVAALTGALWPRERPADAGNALQSLVSRLRRVLGSADAVAQAGGGYRLAVGADDVDAVRFERLTQAGRARLRAGEPEAGAALLAQAVALWRGPVAAEAVAVAPGVATRLTQDGTETAADLAEADLALGRQAEAAARLTALLAEEPVHERVAGLLMDALAGLGRQAEALALYDRVRRDLADRLGADPGVALRERHLRLLRGADSPQRAAVATAPPPPASPAPGNLPAPLTTFIAREDDLARVHDLLRGGRLVTVLGPGGAGKTRLALEAARRDRDAWADGTWLVDLAAVTEPGKVAAAVMSALGLRGGALFEQGPARPAAEGRDDLGLLVERLSGRECLLVVDNCEHLIESAAQVTTALLIRCPRLRVLATSREPLAVDGEALVPLGPLGLPPAGADPATAVRAAAVRLFAERAAAVRPGFAVDSSTVDDVVQIVHRLDGLPLALELAAARLRTLPLAELAAGLSDRFRLLTSGSRTALPRHRTLHAVIAWSWDLLGEPERVLAERVAVLPAGVTPGSAAALCADTGIGAGQVPELLTALAERSLLNVAGDGPRYRMLESLREFGTGRLAEQALAGRVRSLAAGHLAALVAEQDARLRTADQLDALRTLRDEYDNALAALRHLCDSGDAAAAVRLALDLCWYWQMFGRRAEAVFWLGEALAVPGPADPVARDCAEAVRTLNAMGTDPVLVAESVPQRHDRLRDLAVRLAAHPELPGLVGALAAVVLYLADEPDAARARIDRLVAGPDRWLSAFARLFRAQLAENEGDVARVRRDIDDALAVFRAVGDRWGQATALPLRALTREYDGDLDGALADLDAARALSREFGSLDVNDEIFLEFRWADVHLRRGEPERATAALAAARARAEHAESAELIVLIDAMEAGISTLRGDLERAATLLERADERVAAVDGGLARGDHGTAILGAVRASLAVARDDPAGAEAALARAYPAAVASRDMPIVAMVAVVAAELADLQGRHADAAALLGAAARLRGAHDRTDLRVAELTRRGRAALGEEAFTAGYAGGWALDAAQARALADPARLVRGALPGPGSAPSIGAAAQARRA; encoded by the coding sequence GTGGACCGGATCGAGGTCGCGCTGCTCGGCGCGTTGCGGGTGACCCGCGACGGCGCCCCCGTGGAGGTGCCCGGGGCGCGGCTGCGCGGTCTGCTGGTCCGGCTGGCCCTCGCGGGTGGCCGGGCGGTCGACGTCGCGGCCCTCACCGGCGCGCTGTGGCCGCGGGAGCGCCCGGCGGACGCCGGCAACGCGCTGCAGTCGCTGGTCTCGCGGCTGCGCCGGGTGCTGGGGTCGGCGGACGCGGTGGCGCAGGCGGGCGGCGGCTACCGCCTGGCCGTCGGCGCCGACGACGTCGACGCCGTCCGGTTCGAGCGGCTCACCCAGGCGGGCCGGGCCCGCCTGCGGGCCGGCGAGCCGGAGGCGGGCGCGGCCCTGCTGGCGCAGGCGGTGGCGCTGTGGCGGGGCCCGGTCGCCGCGGAGGCCGTCGCGGTGGCCCCCGGCGTGGCGACGCGGCTGACGCAGGACGGCACCGAGACCGCCGCCGACCTCGCCGAAGCCGACCTGGCACTCGGGCGGCAGGCCGAGGCGGCTGCCCGGCTGACCGCCCTGCTGGCCGAGGAGCCGGTGCACGAGCGGGTCGCGGGCCTGCTGATGGACGCCCTCGCCGGGCTGGGGCGCCAGGCCGAGGCGCTGGCCCTGTACGACCGGGTCCGCCGGGACCTGGCGGACCGGCTCGGCGCCGATCCGGGCGTGGCCCTGCGCGAGCGCCACCTGCGGCTGCTGCGCGGCGCCGACTCCCCGCAGCGGGCGGCCGTCGCGACCGCCCCGCCACCGCCCGCCAGCCCCGCGCCGGGCAACCTCCCGGCGCCGTTGACCACGTTCATCGCCCGCGAGGACGACCTGGCCCGGGTGCACGACCTGCTGCGGGGCGGGCGGCTGGTCACCGTCCTGGGCCCCGGCGGGGCGGGCAAGACCCGGCTGGCACTGGAGGCCGCACGGCGCGACCGCGACGCCTGGGCCGACGGCACCTGGCTGGTGGATCTCGCCGCCGTCACCGAGCCCGGCAAGGTGGCCGCCGCGGTCATGTCGGCGCTCGGGCTGCGCGGTGGCGCCCTGTTCGAACAGGGTCCGGCCCGCCCGGCCGCCGAGGGCCGCGACGACCTGGGCCTGCTGGTCGAACGGCTGTCCGGGCGCGAGTGCCTGCTGGTGGTGGACAACTGCGAGCACCTGATCGAGTCGGCCGCCCAGGTCACCACCGCGCTGCTGATCCGCTGCCCGCGGCTGCGGGTGCTGGCCACCAGCCGGGAACCGCTCGCCGTCGACGGCGAGGCGCTGGTGCCGCTCGGCCCGCTCGGTCTGCCACCGGCCGGCGCGGACCCGGCCACCGCGGTCCGGGCGGCGGCCGTACGGCTGTTCGCCGAACGGGCGGCCGCGGTCCGGCCCGGTTTCGCCGTCGACTCCTCGACGGTCGACGACGTCGTACAGATCGTGCACCGCCTCGACGGCCTGCCGCTGGCGCTGGAACTGGCCGCGGCCCGGCTGCGTACGCTGCCGCTGGCCGAGCTGGCCGCCGGGCTGTCCGACCGGTTCCGGCTGCTCACCAGCGGCAGCCGCACGGCCCTGCCGCGGCACCGCACCCTGCACGCGGTGATCGCGTGGAGCTGGGACCTGCTCGGCGAGCCGGAGCGCGTGCTGGCCGAGCGGGTCGCCGTGCTGCCCGCCGGGGTCACCCCCGGCTCGGCGGCCGCCCTGTGCGCGGACACCGGCATCGGCGCCGGGCAGGTGCCCGAGCTGCTCACCGCCCTGGCCGAGCGTTCGCTGCTGAACGTGGCCGGGGACGGCCCGCGCTACCGGATGCTGGAGTCGCTGCGCGAGTTCGGCACCGGCCGGCTGGCCGAGCAGGCGCTGGCCGGCCGGGTCCGGTCGCTGGCGGCCGGGCACCTGGCCGCCCTGGTGGCCGAGCAGGACGCCCGGTTGCGCACCGCCGACCAGCTCGACGCGCTGCGGACGCTGCGCGACGAGTACGACAACGCGCTGGCCGCGCTGCGTCACCTGTGCGACTCCGGCGACGCCGCCGCGGCGGTCCGGCTCGCCCTGGACCTGTGCTGGTACTGGCAGATGTTCGGCCGCCGCGCCGAGGCGGTGTTCTGGCTGGGGGAGGCGCTGGCGGTGCCGGGCCCGGCCGACCCGGTCGCCCGCGACTGCGCCGAGGCGGTCCGCACGCTCAACGCGATGGGCACCGACCCGGTCCTGGTGGCCGAGTCGGTGCCGCAGCGCCACGACCGCCTGCGCGACCTGGCCGTGCGGCTGGCCGCCCACCCGGAGCTGCCCGGCCTGGTCGGCGCGCTGGCCGCCGTGGTGCTCTACCTCGCCGACGAGCCGGACGCGGCCCGCGCCCGCATCGACCGGCTCGTGGCCGGCCCCGACCGGTGGCTCTCGGCGTTCGCCCGCCTGTTCCGCGCGCAGCTCGCCGAGAACGAGGGCGACGTGGCGCGGGTGCGCCGCGACATCGACGACGCGCTGGCGGTCTTCCGGGCCGTCGGGGACCGGTGGGGCCAGGCGACCGCGCTGCCGTTGCGGGCGCTGACCCGCGAGTACGACGGCGACCTCGACGGCGCGCTCGCCGACCTGGACGCCGCGCGGGCGCTGTCGCGCGAGTTCGGCTCGCTGGACGTCAACGACGAGATCTTCCTGGAGTTCCGCTGGGCCGACGTGCACCTGCGCCGGGGCGAGCCGGAACGCGCCACGGCCGCCCTGGCCGCCGCCCGGGCCCGCGCCGAGCACGCCGAGTCCGCCGAGCTCATCGTGCTCATCGACGCCATGGAGGCGGGGATCTCCACGCTGCGCGGCGACCTGGAGCGCGCCGCGACGCTGCTGGAGCGCGCCGACGAGCGGGTGGCCGCCGTCGATGGTGGGCTGGCCCGAGGTGACCACGGCACGGCCATTCTGGGTGCGGTGCGCGCCTCGCTGGCCGTGGCGCGCGACGATCCGGCGGGCGCGGAGGCCGCCCTGGCCCGGGCGTACCCGGCGGCGGTGGCCAGCCGGGACATGCCGATCGTGGCGATGGTGGCGGTGGTCGCCGCCGAGCTGGCCGACCTGCAGGGCCGGCACGCCGACGCGGCCGCGCTGCTGGGTGCGGCGGCCCGGCTGCGCGGCGCGCACGACCGTACCGATCTGCGGGTCGCGGAGCTGACCCGGCGGGGCCGGGCCGCGCTGGGGGAGGAGGCCTTCACCGCGGGGTACGCGGGCGGGTGGGCGCTGGACGCCGCGCAGGCGCGCGCCCTGGCCGACCCGGCCCGGCTGGTCCGGGGGGCGCTGCCCGGCCCGGGCAGCGCCCCGTCGATCGGAGCGGCCGCTCAGGCGCGCCGGGCGTAG
- a CDS encoding putative bifunctional diguanylate cyclase/phosphodiesterase translates to MRPRPSGTRGTRTGSRLFLAYAAASLVSVIALGAVLLQGAREDADSRGRDQGLAQAAVIEEMSVAPALDGADLNIGLSATQRDRLQASTDLAIFHGSVIRLRLRSFSGKVVFSDDGSTVGGVPANHRAFRAAAIGHPDVEVVPDAERSIGQVIRVLVPVIAGASGQAIGVLELYLPYESIAAHLQDQMRRAYLRLGAGLLGLYVVLALISWSTTRSLRRHAARREHEALHDGLTGLPNRDAFRQRAEHALDAAVRGSDDGAIVIVDLDRFKEVNDTLGHHAGDELLRIVARRLAAAVRSDDVVARLGGDEFGLVLPGLGAEQAHALLARVRDAVSQEITLDGVPLTIEASFGIALYPKHGHSIEELLRRADAAMYQGKRGASRIVLYSGEDAAAPTQWLVVQAELRHAIERDELVLFYQPKVRLADGSTYGVEALVRWQHPQRGLLPPPEFLPAAEQSGLIEPLTAWVLRRALSDQAQWTAAGRPWSVSVNVSARNLEAPGFARSVALALEEFGTPPERLTIEVTETAMAGDARTAVQVLGELAALGVDVAVDDFGIGYTCLSQLRTLAVREIKIDREFVRGIEDDAQDRAIVRSVIELAHGLGCRVTAEGVETAQAQRWLVDAGCDDAQGYLFARPAPWAELLERTDPADTATPTAVSAPQHAKGLVR, encoded by the coding sequence ATGCGGCCCAGACCCTCCGGCACACGCGGCACCAGGACAGGCTCCCGCCTGTTCCTGGCGTACGCCGCCGCGAGCCTGGTGTCCGTGATCGCGCTCGGCGCCGTCCTGCTTCAGGGTGCCCGGGAGGACGCGGACAGCCGCGGCCGCGACCAGGGCCTCGCGCAGGCGGCCGTCATCGAGGAGATGTCGGTGGCGCCCGCCCTGGACGGGGCCGACCTGAACATCGGCCTGAGCGCCACCCAACGCGACCGGCTGCAGGCCTCCACCGACCTCGCGATCTTCCACGGCTCGGTGATCCGGCTGCGGCTGCGCAGCTTCAGCGGCAAGGTGGTGTTCTCCGACGACGGCTCGACCGTCGGCGGGGTGCCCGCCAACCACCGGGCGTTCCGCGCCGCCGCCATCGGGCACCCCGACGTCGAGGTCGTCCCGGACGCCGAACGCAGCATCGGGCAGGTCATCCGGGTACTGGTACCGGTCATCGCGGGCGCGTCGGGGCAGGCCATCGGGGTCCTGGAGCTGTACCTGCCGTACGAGTCGATCGCCGCGCACCTGCAGGACCAGATGCGCCGGGCGTACCTGCGGCTGGGTGCCGGCCTGCTCGGCCTGTACGTGGTGCTCGCCCTCATCTCGTGGTCGACCACCCGGTCGCTGCGCCGCCACGCGGCCCGGCGCGAACACGAGGCGCTGCACGACGGCCTGACCGGGCTACCCAACCGCGACGCGTTCCGGCAACGGGCCGAGCACGCGCTCGACGCCGCCGTGCGCGGCAGCGACGACGGCGCCATCGTGATCGTGGACCTGGACCGGTTCAAGGAGGTCAACGACACCCTGGGCCACCACGCCGGCGACGAACTGCTCCGGATCGTCGCGCGACGGCTGGCCGCCGCCGTGCGCAGCGACGACGTCGTCGCGCGGCTGGGCGGCGACGAGTTCGGCCTGGTGCTGCCCGGCCTGGGCGCCGAACAGGCACACGCGCTGCTGGCCCGGGTCCGCGACGCGGTCAGCCAGGAGATCACCCTCGACGGGGTGCCGCTGACGATCGAGGCCAGCTTCGGCATCGCGCTGTACCCGAAGCACGGGCACTCCATCGAGGAGCTGCTGCGCCGCGCGGACGCCGCGATGTACCAGGGCAAGCGGGGCGCCTCGCGCATCGTGCTGTACTCCGGCGAGGACGCCGCCGCACCGACCCAGTGGCTGGTGGTGCAGGCGGAGCTGCGGCACGCCATCGAACGCGACGAGCTGGTGCTGTTCTACCAGCCGAAGGTCCGGCTGGCCGACGGTTCCACGTACGGGGTGGAGGCCCTGGTCCGCTGGCAGCATCCGCAGCGTGGGCTGCTGCCGCCCCCGGAGTTCCTGCCGGCCGCCGAGCAGTCCGGGCTGATCGAGCCGTTGACCGCGTGGGTGCTGCGCCGCGCCCTGTCCGACCAGGCGCAGTGGACCGCCGCCGGACGGCCGTGGAGCGTGTCGGTGAACGTGTCGGCCCGCAACCTCGAGGCGCCCGGATTCGCCCGTTCGGTGGCGCTGGCCCTGGAGGAATTCGGGACCCCGCCGGAGCGGCTGACCATCGAGGTCACGGAGACCGCCATGGCCGGCGACGCGCGGACCGCGGTCCAGGTGCTGGGCGAGCTGGCCGCGCTCGGCGTCGACGTGGCCGTCGACGACTTCGGCATCGGCTACACCTGCCTGTCGCAGCTGCGCACCCTCGCGGTCCGGGAGATCAAGATCGACCGGGAGTTCGTCCGCGGGATCGAGGACGACGCGCAGGACCGGGCGATCGTCCGTTCGGTGATCGAGCTGGCGCACGGCCTGGGCTGCCGGGTCACCGCGGAGGGCGTGGAGACCGCGCAGGCGCAGCGCTGGCTCGTGGACGCCGGCTGCGACGACGCGCAGGGCTACCTGTTCGCCCGCCCGGCCCCGTGGGCCGAGCTGCTGGAGCGCACCGACCCGGCCGACACCGCCACACCGACCGCCGTTTCCGCACCTCAGCACGCAAAGGGGCTCGTCCGATGA
- a CDS encoding ABC transporter substrate-binding protein, with amino-acid sequence MNNSSRRRGLVALGAALVLAAAGCAQPDAPAAGGDSPGVEFDKAIHDRLPADVKNKGALRFATDPSYAPMESYAPDGRTIVGFDADLAAALGAILGVSITLVQADFSTALDSAAAGKYDGVLSAMTDTAAREKKADFVNYFSAGTSIVVQRGNPKGVTDLKDLCGQVVAVEHTTVQEDLLKRSQAGCGDSPIEIKTFKTNADALMELRTGRAVAALNDFPPATQLANDQRTRAYYQLASTVQYEPGLYGIAIPKNQPLLRDALRDALDRLMRSGAYNDLLLRWGLSTGALQSSSINAGGSAAG; translated from the coding sequence ATGAACAACTCCTCCCGCCGCCGGGGCCTGGTGGCGCTCGGTGCCGCGCTGGTACTGGCCGCGGCCGGGTGCGCCCAGCCGGACGCCCCCGCGGCCGGCGGCGACTCCCCGGGAGTCGAGTTCGACAAGGCGATCCACGACCGGCTGCCCGCCGACGTCAAGAACAAGGGGGCCCTGCGCTTCGCGACCGACCCCAGCTACGCGCCCATGGAGTCGTACGCGCCGGACGGCCGCACGATCGTCGGCTTCGACGCCGACCTGGCCGCCGCGCTGGGCGCCATCCTCGGGGTCTCCATCACCCTGGTCCAGGCGGACTTCAGCACGGCGCTGGACAGCGCCGCCGCGGGCAAGTACGACGGCGTGCTGTCGGCCATGACGGACACCGCCGCGCGGGAGAAGAAGGCCGACTTCGTCAACTACTTCTCGGCCGGGACCTCGATCGTGGTGCAGCGCGGCAACCCGAAGGGCGTCACCGACCTCAAGGACCTGTGCGGCCAGGTGGTGGCCGTCGAGCACACCACGGTCCAGGAGGACCTGCTGAAGCGCTCGCAGGCCGGGTGCGGCGACAGCCCCATCGAGATCAAGACCTTCAAGACCAACGCCGACGCGCTGATGGAGCTGCGTACCGGGCGGGCGGTGGCGGCCCTCAACGACTTCCCGCCGGCCACCCAGCTCGCCAACGACCAGCGGACCCGGGCGTACTACCAGCTCGCCTCCACGGTGCAGTACGAGCCGGGCCTGTACGGCATCGCGATCCCGAAGAACCAGCCCCTGCTGCGCGACGCCCTGCGCGACGCGCTGGACCGGCTGATGCGCTCCGGGGCGTACAACGACCTGCTGCTGCGCTGGGGGCTGTCCACCGGTGCGCTGCAGTCGTCGTCGATCAACGCGGGTGGCTCGGCCGCCGGCTGA